In one window of Tenrec ecaudatus isolate mTenEca1 chromosome 3, mTenEca1.hap1, whole genome shotgun sequence DNA:
- the CXCL9 gene encoding C-X-C motif chemokine 9, with the protein MKKCGVLLLLGIIFLVLVGVQGILIGGRGRCSCIETSPKKIQLRSLKDLKQFAPSASCESTEIIATLKNGYQTCLNPDLAHVKKLVKNWEKQVSEKKKQKKGRKRPKNKKAKKERKPPRPYGKKTP; encoded by the exons ATGAAAAAATGTGGTGTTCTCCTCCTCTTGGGTATCATCTTCCTGGTTCTGGTTGGAGTTCAAG GGATTCTGATTGGGGGACGTGGACGTTGCTCCTGCATTGAAACTAGCCCCAAGAAGATACAATTACGATCCTTAAAAGATCTTAAACAATTTGCTCCAAGTGCTTCTTGTGAAAGTACTGAAATAAT TGCTACGTTGAAGAATGGGTATCAAACATGTTTAAACCCAGATTTAGCACATGTGAAGAAACTGGTGAAAAACTGGGAGAAACAG GTCAgcgaaaagaaaaagcaaaagaaaggaaggaaacgtCCAAAAAACAAGAaagctaaaaaagaaagaaagcctccACGCCCGTATGGAAAGAAGACTCCATAA